The Bacillus sp. Bos-x628 genome segment CGTCAATTAACCCGTTTCGTTTATCGAGAGGTCACAATTGATTCCACATTAATCAGAGAAATTATGTCGACGTATTTGACAAAGGAGAAATATTTGTTTCAACTCATTATAGAAAAAGGGAAAAGCACCCATGTCATTTGTAAGCAGCTCTCACTCTCATCGTTTATGATTCAATTAAAATCACTGCTGATGATGCCATATTTGCAGCCGCAATACTTAACAGAAGTGCTTTATCTTAATCCAAGTGAGCCTTACTTTTATCAAATGTACTTCAAGGAGCTGAGCCGCTTGCTTGATCATTTGCTAGAACCAAAGGAAGCGAGATTGGATGCTCACATGAATCTCATGATGTCTTCGAATTGATCATAGGCATAACCAACATCTTCCGCTTGATGGGCATCAGACCCGAATATGAGCGGGATTTTTTTCTTTTTCGCAAGTTCAATCATCCAATTGTCTAAATAGATACTTCTGGCATATGTTTTACGAAGTCCTGATGTATTAAAATCTAAGGACATCCCTTTTTTTGCCGTTTCTTCAATACAAAGGGCGACCATTTGGCAGAGTTCAGAAGACATATTATATGGAAAAAGCTGATTGAATTTACGTACAAGGGTGATATGACCGATTCTCTTTGGCTTAAAGTCACCCAATGATGATAGAATAGAAGAATGAACTTGTTCATAGTAGCTTTGATATACCCGTTCTATACTGCCATAAATACGGATTAGCTGCTGGAAGGCATGTTCATCAAAATCAAGACAAATATAATGATCACCAGCAGGAAGAAAGTGAACAGATAAAATACCATCATCTAATTCAGGTCCGTAGCAGTCTAAAAAGGCACTTGTTTCCTCTTGATACTCTTTGATATAGTCAACCTCAAGCCCAGTTTTTACTATTAATTGTCCTTTGTACTCTTTTTTTAGTTGATCCAGCACTGTCAAATAATCTTCAAGGTCTGTGAGCTTCATGGCACTGTCCTGATCAGGCGTTGGGTCTCGAAAGGAAGGGGGCAGAGGTGCATGCTCAGTAAAGGTTATGGAATCAAATCCCTTTTTAATGGCTTTTTCAATATAAGAATGAAAGGAATCGAGCGAGCCGTGTGGGCAAAACGGTGTATGAATATGTGAATCTTGTTTCAGCATGTCGTCACCTCTTGTCGATATTTTGAAAAACGTGATGTTTATCAGCGAAAATAATGAAAAATCATGACCAAAAATGCTGGTTACATGGTATCATAATAACAATGAAAACGACAGCTACCATACACATAAAGCAGTTCACATCTACAGGTGTGATCAAATAATTGAAAGCTGAATTACTTTCTTGAAAAAACATACATAAAACCGTGAATGGATGTTAAT includes the following:
- the refZ gene encoding forespore capture DNA-binding protein RefZ — translated: MKPSTAVQTKDRIIDAAIRLFNQKGFSGTSVREIAKKANVNVAHISYYFQGKGGLLEQLVSDFYEGYIHMIEKHIHQMETRHAKDCLLGVVFDILSYQHEHRQLTRFVYREVTIDSTLIREIMSTYLTKEKYLFQLIIEKGKSTHVICKQLSLSSFMIQLKSLLMMPYLQPQYLTEVLYLNPSEPYFYQMYFKELSRLLDHLLEPKEARLDAHMNLMMSSN
- the hisJ gene encoding histidinol-phosphatase HisJ, whose translation is MLKQDSHIHTPFCPHGSLDSFHSYIEKAIKKGFDSITFTEHAPLPPSFRDPTPDQDSAMKLTDLEDYLTVLDQLKKEYKGQLIVKTGLEVDYIKEYQEETSAFLDCYGPELDDGILSVHFLPAGDHYICLDFDEHAFQQLIRIYGSIERVYQSYYEQVHSSILSSLGDFKPKRIGHITLVRKFNQLFPYNMSSELCQMVALCIEETAKKGMSLDFNTSGLRKTYARSIYLDNWMIELAKKKKIPLIFGSDAHQAEDVGYAYDQFEDIMRFM